Proteins from a genomic interval of Microbacterium phyllosphaerae:
- a CDS encoding molybdopterin-dependent oxidoreductase: MSHATRTTRGDRLRSAAAGLSAAVVAVGLAELVAAVVEPSASPFAVIGSGLIDLAPSWAKDAAIALFGTGDKVALITGIAIVLVGVAALAGILESRRAGVGSAILGALGVLALVAAMIRPGAGPFAWLPGLVAGVAAVVALRLLMRTVHPVPYLRAEHEERRRFLLWTVGVAATGLAALAIGNVARGATRSIEAVRTMLRLPAPITAAPAVPAAAELDIPGLASVVTPNTEFYRIDTALIVPRIDPADWSLRIHGMVEREVVITWDELLTLPMTETHVTLACVSNEVGGDLIGNARWLGHPIRELLARAGVDSDADMVLSRSSDGFTASTPIEALTDDRDALLAVGMNGDPLPIEHGFPVRMVVPGLYGYVSATKWVTELQVTRFDQASAYWTDRGWSERGPVKLQSRIDVPRPGQRIDAGDAVIAGMAWQQHVGVDGVEVRVDEGPWRRAELATAISADTWVQWRLPWTAESGAHTIECRAISADGETQTSDPADVVPDGAQGWHRIQVSVA; the protein is encoded by the coding sequence ATGAGCCATGCAACCCGTACGACGCGCGGTGACAGGCTCCGATCGGCGGCCGCCGGGCTGAGCGCGGCGGTCGTCGCGGTCGGCCTGGCGGAGCTCGTCGCGGCGGTCGTCGAACCGAGCGCGAGTCCGTTCGCCGTGATCGGCAGCGGTCTGATCGACCTCGCCCCGAGCTGGGCGAAGGATGCCGCGATCGCCCTCTTCGGCACCGGTGACAAGGTCGCGCTCATCACCGGCATCGCGATCGTGCTCGTGGGCGTCGCGGCGCTCGCCGGCATCCTCGAGTCCCGCCGGGCGGGGGTGGGCTCCGCCATCCTCGGCGCGCTCGGCGTGCTCGCCCTGGTGGCCGCGATGATCCGCCCCGGCGCGGGGCCTTTCGCCTGGCTGCCCGGTCTCGTCGCCGGCGTCGCGGCGGTGGTCGCGCTGAGGCTCCTCATGCGCACGGTGCATCCGGTTCCGTATCTTCGCGCCGAGCACGAGGAGCGCAGACGCTTCCTGCTGTGGACGGTCGGCGTCGCCGCCACGGGACTCGCGGCACTCGCGATCGGCAACGTCGCTCGCGGCGCGACCAGGTCGATCGAGGCGGTGCGCACGATGCTTCGCCTGCCCGCTCCGATCACCGCCGCCCCGGCGGTACCGGCCGCGGCCGAGCTCGACATCCCCGGACTCGCCTCCGTCGTCACCCCGAACACCGAGTTCTACCGCATCGACACCGCGCTCATCGTGCCGAGGATCGACCCGGCCGACTGGTCGCTGCGCATCCACGGGATGGTCGAGCGCGAGGTCGTGATCACGTGGGACGAGCTGTTGACCCTGCCGATGACGGAGACGCACGTGACACTCGCGTGCGTCTCGAACGAGGTCGGCGGCGATCTGATCGGCAACGCCCGCTGGCTCGGACACCCGATCCGCGAGCTCCTCGCCCGAGCGGGGGTCGATTCGGATGCCGACATGGTGCTCTCCCGGTCGTCCGACGGATTCACCGCCTCGACGCCGATCGAGGCGCTCACCGACGACCGCGACGCCCTGCTCGCCGTGGGGATGAACGGTGACCCGCTGCCGATCGAGCACGGATTCCCGGTGCGCATGGTGGTACCGGGGCTCTACGGGTACGTGTCGGCGACGAAGTGGGTGACCGAACTGCAGGTCACCCGGTTCGATCAGGCATCCGCGTACTGGACCGACCGCGGATGGTCGGAACGCGGGCCCGTCAAGCTGCAGTCGCGAATCGACGTGCCGCGCCCGGGTCAGCGCATCGACGCCGGCGACGCCGTGATCGCCGGAATGGCGTGGCAGCAGCATGTGGGAGTCGACGGGGTCGAGGTGCGGGTCGACGAGGGGCCATGGCGTCGTGCGGAGCTCGCGACCGCGATCTCGGCCGACACATGGGTGCAGTGGCGTCTGCCCTGGACGGCGGAGAGCGGCGCGCACACGATCGAGTGCCGGGCGATCAGCGCCGACGGAGAGACCCAGACGTCCGATCCGGCGGACGTCGTGCCCGACGGCGCCCAGGGCTGGCACCGCATCCAGGTCTCGGTCGCCTGA
- a CDS encoding glycoside hydrolase family 1 protein: MLTFPDGFLWGAATAAHQVEGNNTTSNWWAMEHAPGSPMVEPSGDAADHFHRYPEDMRLLADAGLNSYRFSMEWARIEPERGFVSRAMLDHYRRMIDTARENGLDPTVTLMHFTVPQWFQKDGFWRADDAVDLFSRYVETVLPILEGVTYVCTINEPNIAAMLAGGEDAANLVAFGLPNPDLAVADTLLDAHHRASEILHSVSGVQAGWTIATQAFHSTGEPGADEMLAEYGDPRDHWYLDQSAGDDFVGVQAYTRTFIGPEGPRPVADDVETTLTGWEFFPEALEMGVRSAWERSGGVPVLVTENGIATGDDTRRIAYTQGALEGLHRAISDGIEVKAYQHWSALDNYEWASGFRPTFGLIGFDHETFERSPKPSLAWLGEVARRNGL, encoded by the coding sequence GTGCTCACATTCCCTGACGGCTTTCTCTGGGGAGCTGCGACCGCAGCCCATCAGGTGGAGGGGAACAACACGACCAGCAACTGGTGGGCCATGGAGCATGCTCCGGGCTCGCCGATGGTCGAGCCCTCGGGCGACGCCGCCGACCACTTCCACCGGTACCCGGAGGACATGCGTCTGCTGGCTGATGCCGGTCTGAACTCGTACCGCTTCTCGATGGAGTGGGCCCGCATCGAGCCGGAGCGTGGCTTCGTGTCTCGCGCGATGCTGGACCACTACCGCCGCATGATCGACACGGCGCGTGAGAACGGACTCGACCCCACGGTGACGCTGATGCACTTCACGGTGCCGCAGTGGTTCCAGAAGGACGGCTTCTGGCGTGCGGATGACGCGGTCGACCTGTTCTCGCGCTATGTCGAGACAGTGCTCCCGATCCTCGAGGGTGTGACGTACGTCTGCACGATCAACGAACCGAACATCGCGGCGATGCTCGCCGGGGGAGAGGATGCGGCCAACCTCGTCGCGTTCGGGCTGCCGAACCCCGACCTCGCCGTCGCGGACACGCTGCTCGATGCGCACCACCGCGCCTCCGAGATCCTGCACTCCGTCTCGGGAGTGCAGGCCGGATGGACGATCGCGACGCAGGCCTTCCACTCCACGGGCGAGCCCGGGGCCGACGAGATGCTCGCCGAGTACGGCGACCCTCGCGATCACTGGTATCTCGACCAGTCGGCCGGCGACGACTTCGTCGGAGTGCAGGCGTACACGCGCACCTTCATCGGGCCGGAGGGCCCGCGGCCGGTCGCCGACGACGTCGAGACCACCCTCACCGGCTGGGAGTTCTTCCCCGAGGCGCTCGAGATGGGCGTACGCAGCGCCTGGGAGCGCAGCGGCGGCGTGCCCGTGCTCGTGACCGAGAACGGCATCGCGACCGGCGACGACACGCGCCGCATCGCCTACACGCAGGGTGCCCTCGAGGGACTGCACCGCGCGATCTCCGACGGCATCGAGGTGAAGGCGTACCAGCACTGGAGCGCGCTCGACAACTACGAGTGGGCCAGCGGATTCCGTCCGACGTTCGGTCTGATCGGCTTCGACCACGAGACGTTCGAGCGCTCCCCGAAGCCCTCGCTCGCGTGGCTCGGCGAGGTCGCACGTCGTAACGGGCTCTGA
- a CDS encoding ABC transporter ATP-binding protein, with the protein MEANTPTDDVLLDVQGLSVEYASPGTKPVTAVENVSFTLRRGEFVGLVGESGSGKSTLGFALTRLQKPPARISGGRILFDGHDIRELNAEELRRQRQGGFAMVLQSGMNALNPVRTIGNHFQDIFAAHGHVARESRDARARELVGKVGLDPVVLSRYPGELSGGMRQRASIALALSLEPQLMVFDEPTTALDVLVQHAVMDTIKDLQRSEHFTAILISHDLGIVLEATDRVMVMHEGRIVEDAPSLDILHRPQDEYTRMLLSHYADPRAESISIPGFVDLGTRRREGHSRTDLTETLPTVSQRDTRRADAAIVVEGVSKRYPAPRRGEKPVTAVDDVSFRLEPGEALALVGASGSGKSTIAKLITGVEKPTEGTVRFGDVDVATLRRKGLRDLRKDVQMVFQDPYAALNPLHTVEYALSRPIRNYTPLRGEEARARVLELLETVGLTPVEQFAAKLPHQLSGGQRQRVVIARALASDPQVLIADEPVSMLDVSLRAGVLALLEDLRERWGISMLYITHDLLSARLVTENILVLNSGRVVERGETSQVLQHPEDEYTVQLLDAVPNPARAER; encoded by the coding sequence ATGGAAGCGAACACTCCCACGGACGACGTGCTGCTGGATGTCCAGGGTCTGTCCGTCGAGTACGCGTCGCCGGGCACGAAGCCGGTCACCGCGGTCGAGAACGTCTCGTTCACACTGCGTCGCGGCGAGTTCGTCGGACTCGTCGGCGAGTCGGGCTCGGGCAAGTCGACGCTCGGCTTCGCGCTGACACGACTGCAGAAGCCGCCGGCCCGGATCAGCGGAGGACGGATCCTCTTCGACGGTCACGACATCCGCGAGCTGAACGCCGAGGAGCTGCGCCGCCAGCGTCAGGGCGGGTTCGCGATGGTGCTGCAGTCGGGCATGAACGCGCTGAACCCTGTCCGCACGATCGGCAACCACTTCCAGGACATCTTCGCGGCTCACGGGCACGTCGCCCGCGAGAGTCGGGATGCCAGGGCGCGCGAGCTCGTCGGCAAGGTCGGGCTCGACCCCGTGGTGCTCTCCCGTTACCCGGGCGAGCTCTCGGGCGGTATGCGCCAGCGCGCCTCGATCGCGCTCGCTCTGTCGCTCGAGCCGCAGCTGATGGTGTTCGACGAGCCGACGACCGCTCTCGACGTGCTCGTGCAGCACGCCGTGATGGACACGATCAAGGATCTGCAGCGCTCCGAGCACTTCACCGCGATCCTCATCAGCCACGACCTGGGCATCGTGCTCGAGGCGACCGACCGCGTGATGGTGATGCATGAGGGGCGGATCGTCGAAGACGCGCCGAGCCTCGACATCCTGCACCGTCCGCAGGACGAGTACACCCGGATGCTGTTGAGCCACTACGCCGATCCACGGGCCGAGTCGATCTCGATCCCCGGGTTCGTCGACCTCGGCACCCGGCGCCGCGAGGGACACTCGCGCACCGACCTCACCGAGACCCTTCCCACGGTGTCGCAGCGCGACACCCGACGGGCCGATGCCGCGATCGTGGTCGAGGGGGTGTCGAAGCGCTACCCGGCCCCCCGTCGCGGGGAGAAGCCGGTGACCGCCGTCGACGATGTGTCCTTCCGGCTCGAACCCGGTGAGGCACTGGCTCTCGTCGGGGCCTCCGGATCGGGAAAGTCGACGATCGCGAAGCTCATCACCGGAGTCGAGAAGCCGACCGAGGGCACCGTGCGCTTCGGAGACGTCGACGTCGCGACCCTGAGACGCAAGGGTCTGCGCGACCTGCGCAAGGACGTGCAGATGGTGTTCCAGGACCCGTATGCGGCGCTGAACCCGCTGCACACGGTGGAGTACGCGCTCAGCCGGCCGATCCGCAACTACACGCCGCTCCGAGGCGAGGAGGCGAGGGCCCGCGTGCTCGAACTCCTCGAGACGGTGGGCCTGACGCCCGTGGAGCAGTTCGCTGCCAAGCTGCCGCATCAGCTGTCGGGTGGACAGCGTCAGCGCGTGGTCATCGCCCGGGCGCTCGCGAGCGATCCGCAGGTGCTGATCGCCGACGAGCCCGTGTCGATGCTCGACGTGTCTCTGCGTGCCGGTGTGCTCGCCCTGCTCGAGGATCTGCGCGAGAGGTGGGGCATCAGCATGCTCTACATCACCCACGATCTGCTCAGCGCGCGCCTCGTCACCGAGAACATCCTCGTGCTCAACAGCGGTCGCGTCGTCGAACGCGGCGAGACCTCTCAGGTGCTTCAGCATCCGGAGGACGAGTACACCGTGCAGCTGCTCGACGCCGTGCCGAATCCGGCACGCGCCGAGCGCTGA
- a CDS encoding ABC transporter permease gives MTSTMNVKVPSDRIAAPSPWRSFARMVGTLWSNGKARLGLVILGLFVLVAVFAPLIAPYGPKDNSFERNADASAAHWLGTTAAGEDVLSQLIYGSQISLLVGMAAGLLSTIVAVLIGLSWGYMRGFAGEVVGFIVNLFLVIPGLPLMIVIAAYLQNGGILMIIAVIVVTGWAWGARVLRSQTQSLRGNDFVTSAQFSGDSRARIVFREILPNMTSIIAGTLFGAATAAILAEAGLEFLGLGDSSIVSWGTMLYWAQNSNSLLTGQWLLLFAPGLCIALLALSLTLINFGVDGISNPRLREGKGR, from the coding sequence ATGACCTCCACCATGAATGTCAAGGTTCCCTCCGACCGGATCGCGGCTCCCAGCCCGTGGCGTTCGTTCGCCCGGATGGTGGGCACGCTCTGGTCCAACGGCAAGGCCCGCCTGGGCCTCGTCATCCTCGGTCTGTTCGTGCTCGTCGCGGTGTTCGCTCCGCTGATCGCGCCCTACGGCCCGAAGGACAACTCGTTCGAGCGCAACGCCGACGCGTCGGCCGCGCACTGGCTCGGCACCACGGCCGCGGGCGAAGACGTCCTGAGTCAGCTGATCTACGGTTCGCAGATCAGCCTGCTGGTCGGCATGGCCGCCGGTCTTCTCTCGACGATCGTCGCGGTGCTGATCGGACTCAGCTGGGGCTACATGCGCGGCTTCGCGGGAGAGGTGGTCGGCTTCATCGTCAACCTCTTCCTCGTGATCCCGGGCCTTCCCCTGATGATCGTGATCGCCGCCTACCTGCAGAACGGCGGCATCCTGATGATCATCGCGGTGATCGTCGTCACCGGCTGGGCGTGGGGCGCGCGTGTGCTGCGCAGCCAGACCCAGTCGCTCCGGGGCAACGACTTCGTCACCTCGGCGCAGTTCTCGGGCGACAGCCGGGCGCGCATCGTGTTCCGCGAGATCCTGCCGAACATGACGTCGATCATCGCGGGCACGCTCTTCGGGGCGGCGACCGCGGCGATCCTCGCCGAGGCAGGCCTCGAGTTCCTCGGTCTCGGTGACTCGAGCATCGTCAGCTGGGGCACCATGCTCTACTGGGCGCAGAACTCCAACTCGCTGCTCACCGGGCAGTGGCTGCTGCTGTTCGCCCCCGGTCTCTGCATCGCCCTGCTCGCTCTGAGCCTGACACTGATCAACTTCGGCGTGGACGGCATCTCCAATCCGCGCCTGCGAGAGGGGAAGGGACGATGA
- a CDS encoding ABC transporter permease: MKYVLQKVGLFVLTLWAAVTLNFFLPRLMPGSPADAAIAKLSQNGPVSDATRAAIEAQLGVPTGSIWDQYVAYLGQVARLDFGVSYTFYPQTVSSMVSTALPYTIGLVGIVTILAFVIGTLIGTAAAWRRGTWLDSLPTLTGSFLSTFPYFWTALLLLFFFGYVLHWFPTTGAYSATTTPGFTWDFFIDLVQHAILPAVTILLTSLGGWIIGMRNAMINTLGDDYVTFAEANGLHGRTIALRYAARNAILPNLTGFGLTLGGVVGGSILVEQVFGYPGIGYLLFNAVIGQDYPLMQALFLMITVSVLVANFLVDILYGVLDPRTRR; this comes from the coding sequence ATGAAGTACGTCCTCCAGAAGGTCGGACTGTTCGTCCTCACGCTGTGGGCGGCCGTCACGCTGAACTTCTTCCTTCCGCGCCTCATGCCCGGTTCGCCGGCCGACGCCGCGATCGCGAAGCTCTCGCAGAACGGACCCGTGTCAGACGCGACGCGCGCCGCGATCGAGGCTCAGCTCGGTGTTCCCACCGGGTCGATCTGGGACCAGTACGTGGCCTACCTCGGTCAGGTCGCCCGACTCGACTTCGGCGTCTCGTACACGTTCTACCCGCAGACCGTGTCGAGCATGGTCTCGACCGCGCTGCCCTACACGATCGGCCTGGTCGGCATCGTCACGATCCTCGCGTTCGTGATCGGCACGCTGATCGGCACCGCCGCGGCCTGGCGCCGTGGCACGTGGTTGGACTCGCTGCCGACGCTGACCGGCTCGTTCCTCAGCACCTTCCCGTACTTCTGGACAGCGCTGCTGCTGCTGTTCTTCTTCGGGTACGTGCTGCACTGGTTCCCGACGACGGGCGCCTACTCGGCGACCACTACGCCGGGCTTCACCTGGGACTTCTTCATCGACCTCGTGCAGCATGCGATCCTCCCGGCAGTGACGATCCTGTTGACGTCGCTCGGCGGATGGATCATCGGCATGCGCAACGCGATGATCAACACGCTGGGTGACGACTACGTGACCTTCGCCGAGGCGAACGGCCTGCACGGTCGCACGATCGCCCTCCGCTACGCCGCACGCAATGCGATCCTGCCGAACCTCACCGGCTTCGGGCTCACGCTCGGTGGCGTGGTCGGCGGATCGATCCTCGTGGAGCAGGTGTTCGGGTATCCCGGCATCGGATATCTGCTCTTCAACGCCGTGATCGGGCAGGACTACCCGCTCATGCAGGCGCTCTTCCTGATGATCACCGTGAGCGTGCTCGTCGCCAACTTCCTCGTCGACATCCTGTACGGCGTGCTGGATCCAAGGACCCGCCGATGA